The following DNA comes from Planifilum fimeticola.
GGTTTTGCCGACTACTTTCTCATCGTGTGGGACTTCGTCCGGTTCGCCCACGAACGGGGCATCGCCACGGGCCCCGGACGGGGCTCCGCCGCGGGCAGCCTGGTCGCCTACGTTCTCCGCATTACCGACATCGACCCGATCCGGTATGGGCTTCTCTTCGAGCGGTTTCTCAATCCGGAGCGGATCAGCATGCCGGACATCGACATCGATTTCAATTACGAGCGGCGGGATGAGGTGATCGAGTACGTCTCCCGGAAATACGGGCCGGACCGGGTGGCGCAGATCATCACCTTCGGAACGATGGCTCCCCGGGCGGCGGTGCGCGACGTGGGACGGGTGATGGGGCTTCCCTATCCCGAAGTGGATCGGGCGGCCAAGTTGATCCCCGCCTCTCCGGGCATGACCCTCGAAAAGGCCTTTCAGGCGGAACCCAGGTTGAAACAGCTGTGCGAAAGCAACCCGCGGATGGCCCGGCTGATGGAAGTGGTGAAAAAGGTGGAGGGAATGCCCAGGCATGCCTCCACCCACGCCGCCGGGTTGGTGATCTCCGAGAAACCCCTGACGGAATACGTCCCCCTGATGCGAGGGAGCGAAGGAGACAGCCTCACCCAGTATCCGATGGACGTGTTGGAGTCGATCGGCCTGTTAAAGGCGGACTTTCTCGGCCTTCGCAACCTGACGGTGATCGAGCGGGCCATCGGCATCATCCGGGAGACGGAGGGCAAGGAAATCCGCTTCGACCGGATGGATATGGAGGACGAGGAAACCTACCGGATGCTGGGCAGGGGGGATACCATCGGCGTGTTTCAACTGGAATCGGCGGGAATGCGCCGGGTGCTCAGGGAGCTCAAACCATCCTGCTTCGAGGATCTCATCGCCGTGCTGGCGCTGTACCGACCCGGCCCCATGGAACAGATTCCCCGTTTCATCCGGGCGAAGCACGGCAAGGAGCCCGTCACCTATCCCCATCCCGATCTGGAGCCGATTCTGAAGGACACCTACGGCATCATCGTCTACCAGGAGCAGATCATGCAGATCGCCTCCCGGATGGCCGGTTTCACTCTCGGCCAAGCCGATCTGCTGCGCCGGGCCGTGTCCAAAAAGAAGAGGGAACTGTTGAACGAACAGCGGGATGCGTTCCTGGCCGGCTGCCGGGCCAACGGCTACGATGAGGAGACGGGGCGCCGGGTCTATGATCTGATCGTCCGGTTCGCCGATTACGGCTTTAACCGCAGTCACTCCGCCGCCTATGCGGTGCTGGCTTATCAGACCGCCTATCTGAAGGCCAATCATCCGTTGGCCTTCATGGCTGCGCTCCTGACGACGGTGATGGGCAGCCAGGGGAAAATGGCCGAATACATCGAGGAGTGCCGCCGCATGGGCATTGAGGTGCTGCCCCCGGACGTGAACCGGAGCGGACGCTCTTTCAGCGTGGAGGGCGAAGCGATCCGCTTCGGGCTGGAAGCGGTCAAAAACGTGGGAACCCATGCGATCGAAGCCATCCTGCGGGAGCGGAAGCGACGTCCTTTCCGCGATTTGTTCGACCTCTGCGCGCGGGTGGATTTGCGACATGTGAATCGGCGGGTCCTGGAATCCCTGATCCAGTGCGGGGCCACGGAATCCCTGGAGGGTCACCGGGCGTTGCAATTGGCCATGTTGGATGAGGCGATGGAGCGGGGGAGCGCTTTTCAACAGCTGCGCTCCGAGGACCAGTTGGACCTCTTCGAGGATGAGACGCTCACCATTTCTTCCCCCCGTTTCGATTACAGCAGCACCGTTCCCTTTACCCGAAGGGAAATTCTCGAAATGGAACGGGAACTGCTCGGGCTGTATCTTTCCGGCCATCCCCTGGACGGCTATCGGGAGGAGCTGCCCCGCCTCGCGACCCACAGCCTTGCCGAACTGGAGGAATGCCGGGATGGGGAGCGAATCTCCATCGCGGGGATGATCACCCATGTGAAGCCGATCACCACCCGGAAGGGGGAACCGATGGCCTTCGTCACGGCGGAGGATTGGTCCCGGCAGGTGGAAGTGATCCTCTTCCCCCGAACCTATCGCCAATACCGGACATTGCTCCAGACGGACCGGCCGGTTCGCATCTCCGGCCGGATCAACCACCATGAAGAGGGCGTAAAGGTCTTGGCCGATACCCTGGAGGACCTGGAGCGGTTGGCAAAAGAACTGCCTGACGCTACGGGGGATTCATCCCGGGGCTCGGAGGCGGCGGTTGCGCCCGGCCGGGACGGGGGAGATCGCGGGGGCGAGCGTCCCGCGGCGTTTATACGGATTTCTCCCCGGCACGAGGACGGCCAAGCGCTTCAGTCCCTGAAACAGGTGCTCCTCCGGCACCGGGGAGAAGTTCCCGTGTATCTCTATTATGAGCGAACGAAGAAAGTGTTGGCCCTGCCCGTTTCCAAGTACGGGATCCGCCCGTCGGAGGAATGCCGCGCGCGCATTGAGGAAATCCTAGGAGAACGCACCTTTCGCCTGAAGGAGCCTCCCTCGGGCGGTGGGTGAGGATTGCGCGGATGCATATTCAGGGGAGGAGCCCGTGTTTTACGATTACGTCGTTCGCTTGTTGGAAAAAAGAGGAGTGTCCCTTGATTCCATTGCGGAGATCGTTCTGAAACTGCAAAAACCGTACCATGACGATCTGACCCTTCACGAATGCAGGGAGAGCGTGGAACGCGTTCTGCGGAAACGGGAAGTTCAACACGCCGTCATTACCGGCGTCTCCCTGGACATGCTGGCGGAGGAGAAAAAATTGCCCGAACCGCTGCAGACGATCTTGGCCATCGATGAGCCCTTGTACGGGATGGACGAGATCCTCGCCCTCGGAATCACCAATGTGTACGGAAGCATCGGCCTGACCAATTTCGGGTATCTGGACAAGCGGAAACCGATGATCCTCGGCCGTCTGAATCGGCGAAAGGCGGGGGTGCACGTATTTCTGGACGACCTGGTGGCGGGCATCGCCGCCGCGGCTTCGGCGCGCATCGCGCACCGTTTGCCCGAAGGGGAGCGGTTTGAGGGAGATCTGTGAACGGCGTCCGGGAAAGCGAGCTTTACCGAAGCGCTTCCTTGGCGATGGTGAAGGATGGATGAGTGAGGTGAAGGAAATCCTTTATTTAAAGGTCGATAGAGAAATATTTCCTTCATTAAATCGAGCAGTTATTACGAGCAAATCCGAAAAACCCTTCGAGAGGGTCCTTTTTTTTTGTCAGAGGGGCCCGGAAGGACCAAAACTCCGTAAAAAGGGAAGAACCCGCCGTCGCCATTTCTTCCGGGGTGCCGTAAAATGAAGTAAATCATTCAAGAAGATGATTTTTATGAATGAAATACTTCGAAGGGGATGAATTCCATGGCAACATCGGCACATCCGGTTCATCCGCTCGTGGGCAAGACGGCGGGTTCCGCGGAGCTTCACGAGGAAGCGGCCAATTATCTGCCCGGGGGAGTGACAGCCAACATCAAATATTTCGATCCGTATCCGATCGCGATGGAATCGGCGAACGGCGCCCGCATGAGGGATGTGGACGGAAATCAGTATATCGACTACAACCTCTGCTACGGAGCCCTGATGCTGGGACACGGCGATCCGCGGGTGAAGAAGGCGGTGCTGGAGCAGATGAACCGGATGGGTACGACCGTTTTGGGAACGCCCCATCGGTTGGAGGTGGACATGGCCCGGACGCTGGTCGGCCTGTATCCGGGGATCGACACGGTCCGCTTCACCAATTCGGGCCTGGAAGCGACCCTGTTGGCCATCCGGTTGGCGATGGCCTGGACGGGCCGGCCGAAACTGGCCAAATTCGAAGGTCATTATCACGGAGGATACGACCAGGTGTTGATCAGTGTCAACCCCGACCGGAGAAGCGCGGATCAGCTTCCCTCCGCACATCCCGATTCCATGGGGATTCCCGACTATTACCTGGAAAACACCGTGGTGCTTCCCTTCAATGATCTGGACGGGACGGAAGAGATCCTCCGGCGTCACGGACACGAGCTGGCTGCGGTGATCATCGAGCCGGTTCAGGGAGGATTTATCCCGCCCAAAATGGAATTTCTAAAGGGGCTGCGGGAGTTGACGCGGGCCTGCGGGGCTCTCCTCATCTTTGACGAGGTGAAGACGGGGTTCCGTGTCGGGTTGTCGGGAGCCCAGGGCCGTTACGGGGTGATTCCCGATCTGACGGCTCTCGGCAAAGTGTTGGGCGGGGGCTTTCCCGTGGGCGCCGTGGGTGGTCGGAAGGAGATCATGGACATCTGCGCGCCTCCCCCCCGTGCGGCGGATATCCTTTCCATCGGTTCCCAAAGGAAGGGTCGCGCGGCTTCGGACACCCTGTTCCACAGCGGAACCTACAACGGCCATCCCACCGTGCTCGCTGCCGGCATGGCCACCATTGAAGCCCTCAGAAGGCCCGGTGTGTACGCCGAAGTGGAGAAGGCGACGGGGGCTCTTCGCGCGGGAATGGAAGAGATCTTGAGAAGAAACGGGATTCCGGGACAAACTGTGGGAGTAGGGAGCATTTTCAACCTGGTGCTCGGAGAAGGTCCGGTAAGCCAGGTTCAGGATATTCTGCGCTCCGAACTCACTCTCCGCCGGAGGATCGACTATGCCTTGTTGGATCAGGGAATCTACGTGAAGCCTCTCAACCGGTTCAGTCTTTCCACCGCCCATACGCCGGACGTGATTGAAGAAACGCTGGACCGTTTCGAGAGGGGGGTGAAATTAACGATCAAGGGCAGGTGATGTCGTGAAAAAGAAGAAGGTGAGCGTGTTTCGACGGATTCGTGAAAAAAGCGACGGGATGAGCCGAGCCCATCAAAAGGTGGCGGCCTACATGGAGGCTCATCCCGATCGCGCTCCGTTTCTGACGGCGGCGCAAATGGCCCAATTGGCCGGGGTGAGCGAGGCGACGGTGATCCGGTTCGCCACTTACCTCGGATTTTCCGGTTTTTCCGAGATGCAGAAACACCTCCGGGAGGAAATCCGCGAACGGCTGACCACGGTGGAACGGCTTGATCTGGCTGAAGACGCTTACCCGGAGGAACAGCGGGTCGTCTACGAAGTGCTTCACGACGATTTGGGAAACCTCCAGCAGACGATGCACATGTTGGACGCCTCCGCTTTTGCCGAAGCCGTCGGCATGATCAGCCGTGCGCGGATGATCTCCGTTGTTGCCTTCCGCAGCTCCCACGCCTTGGGTTATTTCCTCACCTTTTACCTCAATTTGATTCTGGAAAACACCAAGCTCATTCAGCATTCGGATACGATGTTTGAACAGCTTTCTCCGCTTCGCGCCGATGATCTGCTGATCGGAATCGGGTTTCCGCGGTATACCGCCCGCACGATCCAGGCCATCCAGTACGCGAGGGGCCGGGGTGTGAAGACGCTGGCCATCACCGATTCCCACGGTTCGCCCTTGGCCCGCGAGGCGGAGGTCTACTTGGTTGCTTCCAGCAGGCTCCCTTCCTTTGTGGATTCGTACGTGGCGCCCCTCAGTCTGATCAACGCCCTGATCACGGCGGTGGGGAGAAAAAACAAAGCCGATGTTTCCCGCCGTCTCGAGGTCATGGAAGAGGTGTGGAGCAAGGAGGGGATTTATTTCCCGCAGGAGTAGGGGATTGTCGGCGGCTTCAGCCTTCGCAGGTTTATGTCCCTGATGGTCCGAAGGAGGGACAAGCTTCGACTCACCAAAAAGTAGGGTTCCATCTCCCGCGACGGGCGGCAGAAGGGGGTATGCCGCGCCCGTTTTCGGAACGGTTTCGGTCCTCGGTACACCTCGGCCGCGCAGAAGCAACGGAGGCGGTCGCGCGCATTTTTTCAAAAATAAAACGGGCACGTAACGGTCTACTTTTCACTATCATGGATCGCTGATTACCCACCCACGATCTTTCGACCGTGAGCGGGCAGTTCACAACCCATGATCGTGTTCGTTCGACCGTACAGAATCCCTTTACAGTCCCATGCAACCCTTTCGGCTGCATGGAACCGTTCACTCCGAATCGCTCTTTAAGAGGTGAGGTTGAAGGCCTCCCTTTCAGAGCGCAGTTCTTTAGATGGAGCCTGTGGCACTCTGTACGATCTTCGCTCGACCGCACGATCGGTTGGGACCCTGTTGCAATCCAGTTCTTAGGTCCG
Coding sequences within:
- a CDS encoding DNA polymerase III subunit alpha, giving the protein MKSTFVHLHVHTEYSLLDGAARIKELVRKAEAQGMDALAITDHGVMHGVIPFYRECRERGIRPIIGCEVYLTPGELEERPSPRENRIYHLLLLAETTEGYRNLMKLVSEAHLRGFHYKPRVDKALLRRFRKGLIATSACLSGEIPRAILEGRFQDARRIAEEYRELFGEGNFFLELQSHGVPEEQKVNRHLIALAEETGLPLVATNDVHYVNREDHDVQDCLLCIGTGRRLDEEDRMRFPTDEFYLKTPEEMARLFADVPEAIRNTVRIAERCRVEIPLGGRLLPRFPVPDGHTSSSYLRELCRMGAIQRYGSITPEVRERLRYELDIIERMGFADYFLIVWDFVRFAHERGIATGPGRGSAAGSLVAYVLRITDIDPIRYGLLFERFLNPERISMPDIDIDFNYERRDEVIEYVSRKYGPDRVAQIITFGTMAPRAAVRDVGRVMGLPYPEVDRAAKLIPASPGMTLEKAFQAEPRLKQLCESNPRMARLMEVVKKVEGMPRHASTHAAGLVISEKPLTEYVPLMRGSEGDSLTQYPMDVLESIGLLKADFLGLRNLTVIERAIGIIRETEGKEIRFDRMDMEDEETYRMLGRGDTIGVFQLESAGMRRVLRELKPSCFEDLIAVLALYRPGPMEQIPRFIRAKHGKEPVTYPHPDLEPILKDTYGIIVYQEQIMQIASRMAGFTLGQADLLRRAVSKKKRELLNEQRDAFLAGCRANGYDEETGRRVYDLIVRFADYGFNRSHSAAYAVLAYQTAYLKANHPLAFMAALLTTVMGSQGKMAEYIEECRRMGIEVLPPDVNRSGRSFSVEGEAIRFGLEAVKNVGTHAIEAILRERKRRPFRDLFDLCARVDLRHVNRRVLESLIQCGATESLEGHRALQLAMLDEAMERGSAFQQLRSEDQLDLFEDETLTISSPRFDYSSTVPFTRREILEMERELLGLYLSGHPLDGYREELPRLATHSLAELEECRDGERISIAGMITHVKPITTRKGEPMAFVTAEDWSRQVEVILFPRTYRQYRTLLQTDRPVRISGRINHHEEGVKVLADTLEDLERLAKELPDATGDSSRGSEAAVAPGRDGGDRGGERPAAFIRISPRHEDGQALQSLKQVLLRHRGEVPVYLYYERTKKVLALPVSKYGIRPSEECRARIEEILGERTFRLKEPPSGGG
- a CDS encoding phosphatidylglycerophosphatase A family protein encodes the protein MFYDYVVRLLEKRGVSLDSIAEIVLKLQKPYHDDLTLHECRESVERVLRKREVQHAVITGVSLDMLAEEKKLPEPLQTILAIDEPLYGMDEILALGITNVYGSIGLTNFGYLDKRKPMILGRLNRRKAGVHVFLDDLVAGIAAAASARIAHRLPEGERFEGDL
- a CDS encoding aspartate aminotransferase family protein; its protein translation is MATSAHPVHPLVGKTAGSAELHEEAANYLPGGVTANIKYFDPYPIAMESANGARMRDVDGNQYIDYNLCYGALMLGHGDPRVKKAVLEQMNRMGTTVLGTPHRLEVDMARTLVGLYPGIDTVRFTNSGLEATLLAIRLAMAWTGRPKLAKFEGHYHGGYDQVLISVNPDRRSADQLPSAHPDSMGIPDYYLENTVVLPFNDLDGTEEILRRHGHELAAVIIEPVQGGFIPPKMEFLKGLRELTRACGALLIFDEVKTGFRVGLSGAQGRYGVIPDLTALGKVLGGGFPVGAVGGRKEIMDICAPPPRAADILSIGSQRKGRAASDTLFHSGTYNGHPTVLAAGMATIEALRRPGVYAEVEKATGALRAGMEEILRRNGIPGQTVGVGSIFNLVLGEGPVSQVQDILRSELTLRRRIDYALLDQGIYVKPLNRFSLSTAHTPDVIEETLDRFERGVKLTIKGR
- a CDS encoding MurR/RpiR family transcriptional regulator; protein product: MKKKKVSVFRRIREKSDGMSRAHQKVAAYMEAHPDRAPFLTAAQMAQLAGVSEATVIRFATYLGFSGFSEMQKHLREEIRERLTTVERLDLAEDAYPEEQRVVYEVLHDDLGNLQQTMHMLDASAFAEAVGMISRARMISVVAFRSSHALGYFLTFYLNLILENTKLIQHSDTMFEQLSPLRADDLLIGIGFPRYTARTIQAIQYARGRGVKTLAITDSHGSPLAREAEVYLVASSRLPSFVDSYVAPLSLINALITAVGRKNKADVSRRLEVMEEVWSKEGIYFPQE